A region of the Flavobacteriaceae bacterium MAR_2010_188 genome:
TGAATAGTCTTCATCTGTTGGTGCAGAAAATATTCTCTCTGCTGCTGGCTCATATCACTGTGAACCTTAGATTGAATATTATTACGCAACTCTAATTTTTGAAGTTCCATATTCATATACTTCAGTGTCGCTAGAGCTCTTTCCTTAAGGTCATTTATTTCTAACAATTTTTGTTTTTCTTCAACAGCAAGATTCATGTTGCTAGAAACAAAATTGACCAAGAATGAATCGCTTTCAATATTCTTGATTGCAAAGCTCGCTTCTGTCGGAATGTTTGGACTATCTTTTATAATCTGAAGCGCCAAATCCTTGATTGAATCAATGATCGCTTTAAATTCTTCGTTCTCTTTAGCTGGAGTAGCTTCCGCAATTCCTTTTATTTTCGCCTTTATATAGGGTTCTTCGGTCGTAATTTTTTCAACTTCAAAACGCTTTTTACCTTGAATGATGATGGTAGTATTTCCATCGGGCATTTTAAGTACTTTCAATATTCTAGCAACAGTTCCTTTGCTATAGATATCCTTTCCTTTAGGATCCTCAACATTTTCATCTTTTTGCGAAACCACACCAATAACCTTACTTCCATTGTTGGCGTCTTGAATTAATTTGATGGATTTATCGCGACCGGCGGTAATCGGTATTACCACACCAGGAAAGAGAACCGTGTTCCTGAGCGGTAAGATTGCGAGGGAATCGGGTAATACTTCATTATTTATTTCAGCCTCATCTTCAGGAGTCATTAGAGGAATTAATTCCGAGTTTTCGTCGAAATCCTGTAATGACAAACTGTCAAGAGTAGTAAAATTTCTTTTAGCCATAATATAATTAGGTCATTCTGTCACTTTACAGACAGATTCATATTCATTTTAATGTATCAATGAAATTACCATAATCTGATTATCAGCGTCTTAAGGTCTTATGATAGTTCATTATATTTATATATTTTCAATAGTTATGCCATTGAATTAATGCTACATTCAAATTATTTTTTTACAAAGTGTAACAAACCGTTTTGTGATACATCATTATACTAAAGCTTTTAATTTTTGATACTAACCGACCAAAACACTGAGCAATTGTTAAATCTCTGCGATAGTGGAAACCAACAGGCTCAAATGGAAATCTATAACCGATACTATAAAGCGATGTACAATACATCACTTAGAATAGTGAGGGATAGTTTTGAAGCTGAAGACATCATGCAAGAATCCTTTCTTACTGCTTTCTCCAAGCTTTCAACCTTAAATGAAAAGGCAACTTTTGGGGCGTGGTTAAAAAGGATTGTTATTAACAATAGCATTCAATATTACAAAAAGAACAAAGCCAAGAAGGAAGAGTCATTAGATAATAAGATATATAAATTGAAAATCGCAGACGAGGTTTACGAAGAATCCAATCACACAAACCAAAAAGCGAAAATGGTATTGGAATGCATGAAAGATTTAAAATCTAATTATCGCACCGGTTTGACCCTCCATTTAATTGAAGGTTATGATTATGAAGAAATTTGTGAAATAATGGAAATCTCTTATGCTAATTGCAGAACGATGATTTCTAGAGCCAAAGAAAGCTTAAGAAAGAATTTACAACCCTTAGAAAAAAGTTTATATGAAGGATAAAGAATTAGAAGATTTGTTCAAAGATTTACAAGGACAGTTCGATTTGGATAATCCAAATGACGGTCATAAGAGCAGATTCTTGGATAGGTTAAAATCACAGGATACTGAGGTGATCAAACAATCACGGTTTAATTATAGAACCCTATTTGTCCCAATCAGTTCTATTGCCGTTCTGCTTCTTCTATTTTTTAGCTTGAATTTTTTCCAAGCTGAAAGCGATAAAAATAATGGTCTTGCGGATGTTTCAACTGAAATGTCAAAGACAGAAAGTTTTTTCACTTCGGCAATAAAGGAAAATCTCGAAAAGATTGAAGGAAAGAAAAATCCTGAAACCCAGAAAATAATTAGTGACGCCATGGCCCAAATGGAAGTTTTAGAAAAAGATTATAAATCATTGCAGAAGGACCTAAAAGTTAGTGGAGACGACCAGAGGGTAATTTTTGCAATGATTTCAAACTTTCAAAATCGGGTAAATCTTTTACAGAATACATTAGAGCAAATCAATCAAATAACGAACATAAATAACAACAACACAGATGAAGACAGCAACACTATTTAAAATTATATTCCTTTTATGCATTTTGCCTACTATGGCTTTCGCTAGCGGAAACCGTGATTGGAGAGGAAAGTACACCAAAGAAAAATCTATAAAAAAAGAATTTAAGATCAACAAGGACGCCTGGCTTAAAATCATTAACAGTTATGGGGACATTACCGTAGTCACGAATAATGGAACGACAACAACTATTGATATCCAGATTAAGACCAATGGAGATAACGAGGACAAAGTCCAAAAAAAATTAGATGATATCAATGTAGAATTTCAAGCTTCGAGCAGTGAAGTTTACGCCAAAACAATTTTTGATAGCAGAAACAATAGTAGCTCTTGGTGGAGCTGGGGAAATAACAATAACGTTAATATGGAAGTAAATTACCGTATCAGCATCCCAATGACAAATTCCGTTAACCTCAACAATGATTATGGCAGCATAAATTTAGATAGGCTAGAAGGACGAGCAATATTGAACTGTGATTATGGTAAAATCACCACTAAAGAGTTAATGGCAGATAACAATTCTATTTCCTTCGATTATACCAATGATTCTTATTTTGAATACATTAAAACTGGAAAAATCAATTCCGACTACAGTAGTTTCACCGTAGCGAAGACTAAAAATCTAGATATTGAAGCAGATTATACAAAATCTAACGTAGAAATTAGTGAAAATATAAAGTACAATTGCGATTATGGCTCCATACGAGTGGAAAACGTAAATAACATAAGTGGCAATGGAGATTATCTAACCACGGTTATTGGCAAAGTTTATGGCAATTTAGAAATTGTTCAGGATTATGGATCAATCAGAGTAGAGGAATTAACAGAGAGTGCTGGCAATGTTTCGATTAATTCAGACTACGCCGGAATTGAATTAGGTTACAATTCTGCGTATAATTTTACCTTCGATATTCATCTAGATTATGGATCATTAAGGAGTGAATCTGACCTCAACTTCAGTAAAAGAGTTGAAAAATCGTCAGACAAATATTATGTCGGCACCTATGGTTCGGGAGGCGGAAACAACGTAAAAATCGATTCGGACTATGGCAGTGTAACATTCAAAAAGAAATAATATCTAATCAATCAACTAATTTAAGTTATCATGAAAAAATCAATTTTAATTCTAGCGGTGCTATTAGCAAGCACAACCTTCACCTTTGCACAGTGGGGAAACAATTCAATAAAAGGTAATGGTAATATGAAAACCGAAACCAGAACAACATCTAATTACGATGGCGTAAAATGTGCTGGTTCTTTTGATTATGTTTTGGTAAAAGGAACTGAGGGCAAAATAATCTTGGAAGGTGAAGAAAACTTATTGGAATACATTGTTGTCGAAGTGAAAAACAATAATTTAATTATAAAAACAGAAGACAGAGTTAACTTAAGAACATCTAATAACAAAACTATAACGATTACAATTCCATTTGAAGAAATCGATGAAGTGGCATTGGCCGGGAGCGGCGACCTTCATAATGAAGATGTTATAAATAGCAATGATTTTGTAGCTGAACTTGCAGGTTCGGGCGATATGGTGCTGAAGGTAAATGCAAGTGAAGTTAAGGCAAGCATTGCTGGTTCTGGTGACCTTACCCTTACCGGTGAAACAAATAATTTAGAAGCTAAAGTTGCAGGTTCGGGCAATTTCCATGGGTTTGATTTCAATGCGAACAATGTTGAAGTTTCTGTTGCAGGTTCTGGAGATGCGGATGTGGTCTGTAATGGAGAATTAAAAGCGAGAGTTGCAGGTTCGGGAGATATCACTTATAAAGGCAATCCTAAAAAAGAAGACACTAAAGTCTCTGGCTCAGGTGACGTTTCTTCTAGAAACTAAAATATTACTCATCAATCAAAAGGAATAAGGCCAACATTTTTGTCGGCCTTTTTTTATGCGATTGTATCAGGTTTTATATCCGTATTATGTCTAGGCACCCTAAATAATAGAAAAATTCCTATCAGGAAAAAAACAATTAAAAATAAGATCGAATTACGCATACTTCCAGTCACCTGATCAATCACCCCATAGATTAGCATCCCAATCACGATTCCTATTTTTTCGGTAACATCATAAAAACTAAAATATGAGGTTGTATCTTTTGTCTCAGGCAAGAATTTCGAATAAGTAGATCTAGCCAATGCTTGTATCCCACCCATAACCAGACCAACAAGACCTGCCGTAATATAAAATTGTATCGGCGTTTCTACAAAATAACCGTAAAAGCATAGTCCCATCCATATAAAGTTTACGAAAATAAGCGTGGGTATATTACCGAATTTGGCCGATGCTCTCGATGTTAGAACCGCTCCAGCTATCGCTACAATTTGAATCACCAAGATACTCACAATTAATCCAGTTGTTTTTTCAGAATCACTTCCCCATGCTATTTCTTCTTCACCAAAATAAACCGCTACCAACATTATGGTTTGAACTGCCATACTAAACGCGAAAAAGGCATATAAATATCTCTTTAATCGCAAATTGCCCTTCAACTGCTTCCACACGCTTCGTAATTCCTGAATTCCATTAAATATTACAGATGAAGTTACCTTGTGACCTTTCGAGACACCTTTGGGCAGTATATAAAATGTATATTGACTAAAAAGTATCCACCACAAGCCTACGGTGACAAAAGAATAACGCATCATTTGCATTTTTTCTTCACCGGTATCCTGGGTCATTACCATAGCCAGATTTGCAATCAATAGAATTACACTCCCTATATAACCCATAGCAAATCCTTTGGCGCTTACTTTATCTTGTTGTTCTGACAAAGCAATATCCGGTAAATACGAATTATAAAACACCAAACTTCCCCAGTAACCAATCAACCCCATAAAATAAAATAGTAGACTTAAATAGATTCTATCTAAGCTAAACCAGTATAACCCAATACATCCTGCGCCTCCGAAATAACAGAAAAACTTCATGAAATTTTTCTTGTTACCAATATAATCAGCAATCCCTGAGAGTATCGGTGAAATAATGGCGACGACAAGGAAAGTGAAGGCTGTTACAAAAGTTATGAGCGCAGTACTCTTAAATTCGAAATTAAAGGCATCAACCTTTTTAATTGAATCCAAGAAAAGCGCCGAATAGAAAATAGGAAAAATTGAAGATACAATGGTGAGAGTATAAACCGAATTGGCCCAATCATAGAATGCCCAGGCATTTAACAATTTTTTATTCCCCTTCTCAAGTGTAGCCATAAAAAAAAGCTGCTCATTTATGAGCAGCTTCTAATGTAGTCAAAAAATATTATAATGCTATTTTATGTTTATTATTTGAAAGATGTAACGCCGTATTTAGCAGCTTCAACCTTAGCATTCGGTGCCCATCTTCTAAGATTTGCGATACGCGTATCGTTAGAAGGGTGAGTACTTAAGAATTCTGGCGGAGCTTGTCCTCCACTGTTAGCTTTCATTCTCATCCATAAGTTGGCTGCTTCTTCTGGATTATACCCAGCGATCGCCATCAAAGTCAAACCAATTTCATCTGCTTGAGTTTCATGAGATCTGCTGAACGGTAACATCACACCAACAGTTGAACCAAGACCATATGCTTGATTAAAAGCATTTCTCTTTTGTGGGTCACTTATAGCAACATTACCTGCTACGGCTCCAATTTGTTGTAGCATACCAGCACTCATACGTTGCTGACCGTGGTTTGCCAAGGCATGAGCAACCTCATGTCCCATAATAGCTGCTAGACCGGTTTCTCCTTGTGCAATTGGTAATATCCCAGTATAGACAACAATTTTACCTCCTGGCATACACCAAGCATTAACGGTTTCGTCATTCACTAGTTTGTATTCCCATTTATAATCTCCAAGGTAACCTTGGTATCCATTAGCATTTAACCATCTTTCTGCAGCAGTAGCGATTCTTTGTCCAACGCGGTCTACCATGGCAGATTCTGCAGTCCCGGTCACAACTTTATTCTCACTTAAGAACTGATCATATTGAGCAAACGCCATCGGGAAAATCTGTGAATTCGGCACTAACGCTAAAGTCTTATTTCCTGTAAATGGATTGGTCTTACAAGCGATAGCCGTCAAAACCAAAGCAAAAACCAAAAGTATTTTTGTAGTTTTCATCATTAAAAATTTAAATTAATAATCCTTTTTTGTTTAGGATTCGATCCTAAAATTACTAATTAAGGTTTCAGGGAATTAACGCTATAAATATATTATTTACCCATTATAAATAGTTGAGAGAAATTCTTCTCGATAACCATTGTGTTATCACTATCTATGTTCACTTCGCTCATATTCATCTTAACATTATCTAACTGAATGCTTTCAACTTCAAACGGCAATCCATGAAACTTTAATTTAAAGGTTTTATAAGTGGTGGTGAATTTTCCTTCCTTATGTTGTTGAATAATCAATTGATTTGGTTTACCGGTCAACTTGAAGCTTCTTAGACTGTACCTACCCTTAGTATAATCATACCCATCATGGGAATCATCATATAAGGTCGAAGTTTCTTTACCTTCTTTGTAGTATACATCTAAATCCACTTGTTCAATGATCTTTTCGCCAACATATTGCTGAACTGGATATTTTGGAATTATTGCTCCTTCTTTAATAAAAATCGGCATTTCTTCGATATCCGCATCCACCCACATCTCTTTTCCACCTTTAACAATTGTACTATTCCAAAAATTGTACCAATTGCCGCGAGGCACGTACATTCGACGTCCGCGAGCGTTCGGTTCTAAAATTGGGCACACTAAAATCTGGCTTCCGTAGATAAATTCGTCGGTTCTATAATGAGTATGCACATCGTGCTGATCATAGAGCACCAGAGATTGTATAAGAGGCGTTCCATGGTTAACGTATCTCCAAAAAGCAGAATATAAATAAGGTAATAATTGATATCTAATGTTGATGAATTTTCTAACGATAGATGTAACATCTTCATCGAAAGTCCAAGGTTCTTGATCGCCGTGATCGCCAGAAGAATGAACCCTACAAAAAGGATGAAAAACTCCCAATTGAATCCAACGTGCAAATAATTCGCCATGCGGCTGCTCTGCAAAGCCTCCAATATCACTTCCTGCAAAGGAATAGCCAGACATTGCCAATCGCTGAACTTGTATGTTAGCAATCCATAGATGTTCCCAGGTTGCAACATTGTCTCCAGTCCAAGTTGAAGTATAACGTTGGGTACCCGCGTAAGCAGAACGTGTAATTACAAAAGGTCTTTTTGGAAACGAAAATTTCTTTAACCCTTGGTAGGTTGCCCGTGCCATTTGCATTCCATAAATATTATGGGCTTTTCTATGACTACAAGGATTCCCATCGTAATCGTGTCTTACATCATCAGGAAATGTTTTATTGGGAACCTCCATGACCGCAGGCTCATTCATATCATTCCAGACCCCTTTGATGCCAATATCTTCAATCAATTCTTTGAAAAGATTAGACCACCATTCTCGAACTTCTGGATTTGTAAAATCTGGAAAATAACATTCACCAGGCCATACTTTTCCTTTCATATACGGACCGTCAGCCCTTTTACAGAAATAGTCTTTTTCTAGTGCTTCCTTAAATATAGCGTAGTCTTTATCTATCTTAATCCCTGGATCAATGATGGCCACTGTTTTAAAGCCTTCATCCAATAGTTCTTTAACCATTCTTTTTGGATCAGGAAAATGATTTAGATTCCATGTAAAGCATCTAAAACCTTCCATATAATCGATATCCAAATACAAAGCATCACAAGGAATTTTTAAATCCCGAAATTTTTTCGCGATTTCTTTAACCTTGCTTTCTGGATAGTAACTCCATTTACATTGATGAAACCCAAGTGCCCATAATGGTGGCAGCTGATGTGGTTTTCCGGTTAAATCCGTATAGCTCTCAACAACGTCGCGCATCTTAGGACCATAGATAAAATAATAATCCATTTCTCCTCCTTGCGCCCAGAAACTAGTGACGTTTCTTCTTTCTGAAGCAAAATCAAAATAAGTCCTAAAGGTGTTATCGAAGAAAACCCCATATGCTTTACCATCAACCAAAGACGTATAAAATGGAATAGCTTTATAAATCGGGTCAGTATCTTTGCCATAAGCATAAGAATCCGTCACCCAGTTCTGGTATCTTTTTCCTTTAAGATTAAGGTGATTTGGTTTGTCTCCCAAACCAAAATAACTCTCGCCATCCTGAGCAATTTTGCTCATTTTCACAATATTGCCGCCAAACTTATAGCTTTCTTCCCAATGAAAACCAAGTTCATCTTGATTTATGAGTTCATTAGTTTTAGCATCGTAAATCGCAATCTTTAAATCTTGTTTTGAGATTAAACATGAAAGTTTCGCAGTAGTGACTTTATAATAAAGTTCAGATTCTTCAATACTGAGTTCATTATAACCTGTACTTGCATATTTGGTAATGGCATAAGAGAAATCCTTGCCAAATGTTCCGCTTGTGGTAAATCTAAATCGCAACACAGAATCCCTGATAATCCTAAGTTGCAGAATTACATCATTATCGGTGAAAAAAAATATGGTATCAATATCCTTTCTAAAGGAAACAACCTTCCCTGGATACAAGTTCCCCTTCTGCTCTAATTCGGTGTTTACAATCATATTAAATAGGTATGTAAAAACAAAAAAACGTATAAGTTTCTATATAAAAAATTTTAATACGCTTAATTATCAACTATAACGATTTCGAAAAAAACCTAATGTCATTTGTATTTAAAAACAACCATTGCCAAAGGCGGAATGGTGATTACAGCAGACTGATCTCTAAACTGCCAAGACTGATCTTCCGATTTAATTGTTTTGTTTGAATACTCTCCAGAACCGTGGTAACCTTTTTTATCACTATTAAAGATTTCTTTGAGAGTTCCTTTATGCGGAAGACCCATTCTGTAAGAATCTCTAGGGATTGGAGTCATATTACAAGCGATTATTAAATCGTCAGTTTCATTTAAACCTCTCCTTATAAACACCAATACTGAATTTTCGGCATCATTGTAATCTATCCATTGAAAACCTTCCGATGAAAATTGCTTCTCATACAAGGCTGGTTCAGTTTTATAAAGTTTATTAAGATCTCTTATAAGATTTTGAGTGCCTTTGTGAACATCATAATCCAGAATATGCCAATCTAGGCTCTGTTGAAAATTCCACTCAGACATCTGACCAAATTCGGCCCCTTGAAATAAGAGTTTTGTACCCGGATGGGTAAACATGTAAGAATATAAAAGTCGAAGATTTGCAAAGCGTTGCCACTCATCCCCAGGCATTCTGCCTACAATGGACTGCTTCCCGTAAACAACCTCATCATGCGATAATGGAAGCATAAAGTTTTCAGTGAAGGCGTAGGTCATACTGAATGTCAAATCATTTTGATGATGTTTTCTGTAAACTGGTTCTTTAGCAAAATATTGAAGGGTATCGTGCATCCATCCCATCATCCATTTCATCCCGAAACCTAAACCTCCTAAAAAGGTCGGTTTAGAAACCATAGGAAATGACGTGGATTCTTCGGCAATAGTTTGAACATCTGGGAAGCTTTTATAAACTTCCTCGTTCATTTCTTTCATAAAAGCAATCGCTTCCAAGTTTTCCCTGCCTCCATAAATATTTGCATCCCATTCTCCTTCGTCCCTAGAATAATCCAGGAAGAGCATTGAAGCTACCGCATCTACCCTTAGACCATCTGCATGATATTGATCCAACCAAAAAATTGCGTTACTTATCAGAAACGATTTCACTTCATTTCTTCCATAATTAAAGATTAAACTCTTCCAATCGGGATGATAGCCCCTTTTTCTGTCCGGATGCTCATAAAGAGCAGATCCATCAAAAAAGCCAAGCCCATGAGCGTCTTCCGGAAAATGCGAAGGAACCCAATCTAAAATGATTCCGATATCGGCTTGGTGTAATTTATCTACCAGTAACTTAAATTCATCTGGATATCCAAATCGAGATGTTGGAGCAAAATAACCAGTTAACTGATAACCCCAAGACGGGTCATACGGAAATTCCATTATCGGCATTAACTCTACGTGAGTAAAATTCATATCCTTTACGTAAGCGACCAATTGATCAGCAAGCTCAACGTAAGACAAGAACCGGCCTTCTTCGATGTGTTTTTTCCAAGACCCCAAATGAACTTCGTAAACAGAATAGGGAGCATCCAAAGCATTATTCTTTTTACGCTTTTTCATCCACTTAGAATCCTTCCAAGAATAATCATCTTCCCAAACTATGGATGCAGTACTCGGCGGGTGCTCACTGCGTCTGGCATAAGGATCGGCCTTTTCTGTTTTTATATCGTTATTACTACTTTGAATCTTATATTTATACTGGTTTCCTTTGCCTACTCCTGGAATAAATCCTTCCCACACGCCACTTTCGTCCCATCTCACATTTAGCTTATGATCACCTTCAATCCAATAATTAAAATCACCTACCACAGAAACATGCTTGGCGCTTGGCGCCCAAACTGCGAAATAAGTTCCCTCTACCCCGTTTACTTTCATGGGATGAGAGCCAAATTTCTCGTATAAACGATAATGCTTTCCTGCCTTAAAAAGATTGATATCAAATTCTGAAAATAAACTGTATGCTATTACTTCTGCCATTAGTTAGTGGTTGATTATATTAGAAATTCCCTTTAATGGGATTACTGCCCAGCGCGGACGGGAGTTAAGCTCGTAACCCAACTCGTAAACCGCTTTCTCAAGCAGACTGTATTTTAATAAAAATATTCGCTCTTGTTCGTAGCCAATATTTATGTTGTGATCTTGTATTTCCTTAACGTAAGTACTCAAGAATACGCCTATAAAATAACGATAGAGCAATTCGCCCGCGCTAAATAATTCTTCCATTGAATGCTTATAGGAATCCAGGTTATTGAAAATCGTTGCATATATCGCATAATGAAAAGAACGGAATAAACCGGCAACATCCTTTAACGGTGGTTGCTTTACTTTTCTATCGCGGATGGTACTTTCTGGCTCACCTTCGAAATCAAGAATATAAAAATCATCATCCTTTACCAATATTTGTCCAAGATGATAATCGCCATGAACCCTGATTCTTTCACCTTTCAATTTAGTCCAATTAAAAGCCACAAACCGTTTTCTGATGATGTTTTTCTTATCTAGAAATTCTTTACCTAACTCAAGAGCAAGGCCGTCGAGTTTGTGCATACTATTTTCTATAGTATTCAATCGATTTTGAAATTGATAAAGCATCCTATTCTTCAGCCAAACTTCGTAATCTCCGTTAAAATGGGTTGGTGTGAATGAGGTATCTTCAAATTCTGAGCCTAGTGCCACGTGCATTTCTGCGGTACGTTTCGCCAAGGTCTGCATTTTCATAAAAATATCCAATCCTGCCCAATCGATAATCTGCGGTGGCACCTGTAGGATGGAAAGATGCTCAAACAGTTTAGTGTCCGGCAACTTATTGATCTTGATTTTCTTGTATTCTAGGTTCGCAAAAATCTTATTAAGTTCTCGGAGCATATATTCCCAGGCATCTCCTTCATTAGGCACCATTTCTTGCATCAGGGCAATCGTGATATTTACATTATCAGAATCCATAATATTGATGCTTCCTAAATAAGCCGGAGTATTTTTGAATTCTTTCTTTTCAGATAAAAAGCGGCTCATTTCATAATCCGGATTCTTATCTGCATAGATTCTCCTGAAAAATTTAAGCACGTACCTTTCGTTATAAACGATGGAAGTATTGCTCTGTTCTAATCCCATAAACCTTGAAGATTCATAAGGACCTTCAGGAAATCCTAGACTTTTATGATATTGCACCCGAGTCCGGTCATTCGGAACCGCGGTCGCTATTCTTTCGAAAACCAACTTTCTAAAAGCTTCGAGATTTATGGCATCTATTATAAATCCGCTCTGACCGTTAATACTGATAGGAAGAATTCTATCATCATTTGCAAAGCTTTCATCTGAAACAAAAGCAATCGGCAAGAAGTAATGCTGAAAAAATGCTTCGGAAAAATTTACCTCCAAAATCAAACCGTAATAGATTTCATTATTCTGTTGAATCCTGAAATATTCCGCCATTTCAATATATTTCAATTTACTCGACTTACCACCATACCAACGTTGTTTGGTAATGTATTCTTCTAGAATATCAGATAAAAAGATTTTTACGAATTTTGGATTATCTAAAAGTTCTTCCCATGTATCCGAAAATTCGTAAGGTGTGCTTAAAGTTGAATTAGTTTTCT
Encoded here:
- a CDS encoding Peptidase family M48, which produces MMKTTKILLVFALVLTAIACKTNPFTGNKTLALVPNSQIFPMAFAQYDQFLSENKVVTGTAESAMVDRVGQRIATAAERWLNANGYQGYLGDYKWEYKLVNDETVNAWCMPGGKIVVYTGILPIAQGETGLAAIMGHEVAHALANHGQQRMSAGMLQQIGAVAGNVAISDPQKRNAFNQAYGLGSTVGVMLPFSRSHETQADEIGLTLMAIAGYNPEEAANLWMRMKANSGGQAPPEFLSTHPSNDTRIANLRRWAPNAKVEAAKYGVTSFK
- a CDS encoding 1,4-alpha-glucan branching enzyme, with protein sequence MAEVIAYSLFSEFDINLFKAGKHYRLYEKFGSHPMKVNGVEGTYFAVWAPSAKHVSVVGDFNYWIEGDHKLNVRWDESGVWEGFIPGVGKGNQYKYKIQSSNNDIKTEKADPYARRSEHPPSTASIVWEDDYSWKDSKWMKKRKKNNALDAPYSVYEVHLGSWKKHIEEGRFLSYVELADQLVAYVKDMNFTHVELMPIMEFPYDPSWGYQLTGYFAPTSRFGYPDEFKLLVDKLHQADIGIILDWVPSHFPEDAHGLGFFDGSALYEHPDRKRGYHPDWKSLIFNYGRNEVKSFLISNAIFWLDQYHADGLRVDAVASMLFLDYSRDEGEWDANIYGGRENLEAIAFMKEMNEEVYKSFPDVQTIAEESTSFPMVSKPTFLGGLGFGMKWMMGWMHDTLQYFAKEPVYRKHHQNDLTFSMTYAFTENFMLPLSHDEVVYGKQSIVGRMPGDEWQRFANLRLLYSYMFTHPGTKLLFQGAEFGQMSEWNFQQSLDWHILDYDVHKGTQNLIRDLNKLYKTEPALYEKQFSSEGFQWIDYNDAENSVLVFIRRGLNETDDLIIACNMTPIPRDSYRMGLPHKGTLKEIFNSDKKGYHGSGEYSNKTIKSEDQSWQFRDQSAVITIPPLAMVVFKYK
- a CDS encoding Putative auto-transporter adhesin, head GIN domain, which produces MKKSILILAVLLASTTFTFAQWGNNSIKGNGNMKTETRTTSNYDGVKCAGSFDYVLVKGTEGKIILEGEENLLEYIVVEVKNNNLIIKTEDRVNLRTSNNKTITITIPFEEIDEVALAGSGDLHNEDVINSNDFVAELAGSGDMVLKVNASEVKASIAGSGDLTLTGETNNLEAKVAGSGNFHGFDFNANNVEVSVAGSGDADVVCNGELKARVAGSGDITYKGNPKKEDTKVSGSGDVSSRN
- a CDS encoding RNA polymerase sigma-70 factor, ECF subfamily, which encodes MILTDQNTEQLLNLCDSGNQQAQMEIYNRYYKAMYNTSLRIVRDSFEAEDIMQESFLTAFSKLSTLNEKATFGAWLKRIVINNSIQYYKKNKAKKEESLDNKIYKLKIADEVYEESNHTNQKAKMVLECMKDLKSNYRTGLTLHLIEGYDYEEICEIMEISYANCRTMISRAKESLRKNLQPLEKSLYEG
- a CDS encoding MFS transporter, UMF1 family, which produces MATLEKGNKKLLNAWAFYDWANSVYTLTIVSSIFPIFYSALFLDSIKKVDAFNFEFKSTALITFVTAFTFLVVAIISPILSGIADYIGNKKNFMKFFCYFGGAGCIGLYWFSLDRIYLSLLFYFMGLIGYWGSLVFYNSYLPDIALSEQQDKVSAKGFAMGYIGSVILLIANLAMVMTQDTGEEKMQMMRYSFVTVGLWWILFSQYTFYILPKGVSKGHKVTSSVIFNGIQELRSVWKQLKGNLRLKRYLYAFFAFSMAVQTIMLVAVYFGEEEIAWGSDSEKTTGLIVSILVIQIVAIAGAVLTSRASAKFGNIPTLIFVNFIWMGLCFYGYFVETPIQFYITAGLVGLVMGGIQALARSTYSKFLPETKDTTSYFSFYDVTEKIGIVIGMLIYGVIDQVTGSMRNSILFLIVFFLIGIFLLFRVPRHNTDIKPDTIA
- a CDS encoding maltose alpha-D-glucosyltransferase/ alpha-amylase translates to MAKKKTNSTLSTPYEFSDTWEELLDNPKFVKIFLSDILEEYITKQRWYGGKSSKLKYIEMAEYFRIQQNNEIYYGLILEVNFSEAFFQHYFLPIAFVSDESFANDDRILPISINGQSGFIIDAINLEAFRKLVFERIATAVPNDRTRVQYHKSLGFPEGPYESSRFMGLEQSNTSIVYNERYVLKFFRRIYADKNPDYEMSRFLSEKKEFKNTPAYLGSINIMDSDNVNITIALMQEMVPNEGDAWEYMLRELNKIFANLEYKKIKINKLPDTKLFEHLSILQVPPQIIDWAGLDIFMKMQTLAKRTAEMHVALGSEFEDTSFTPTHFNGDYEVWLKNRMLYQFQNRLNTIENSMHKLDGLALELGKEFLDKKNIIRKRFVAFNWTKLKGERIRVHGDYHLGQILVKDDDFYILDFEGEPESTIRDRKVKQPPLKDVAGLFRSFHYAIYATIFNNLDSYKHSMEELFSAGELLYRYFIGVFLSTYVKEIQDHNINIGYEQERIFLLKYSLLEKAVYELGYELNSRPRWAVIPLKGISNIINH
- a CDS encoding alpha-glucosidase gives rise to the protein MIVNTELEQKGNLYPGKVVSFRKDIDTIFFFTDNDVILQLRIIRDSVLRFRFTTSGTFGKDFSYAITKYASTGYNELSIEESELYYKVTTAKLSCLISKQDLKIAIYDAKTNELINQDELGFHWEESYKFGGNIVKMSKIAQDGESYFGLGDKPNHLNLKGKRYQNWVTDSYAYGKDTDPIYKAIPFYTSLVDGKAYGVFFDNTFRTYFDFASERRNVTSFWAQGGEMDYYFIYGPKMRDVVESYTDLTGKPHQLPPLWALGFHQCKWSYYPESKVKEIAKKFRDLKIPCDALYLDIDYMEGFRCFTWNLNHFPDPKRMVKELLDEGFKTVAIIDPGIKIDKDYAIFKEALEKDYFCKRADGPYMKGKVWPGECYFPDFTNPEVREWWSNLFKELIEDIGIKGVWNDMNEPAVMEVPNKTFPDDVRHDYDGNPCSHRKAHNIYGMQMARATYQGLKKFSFPKRPFVITRSAYAGTQRYTSTWTGDNVATWEHLWIANIQVQRLAMSGYSFAGSDIGGFAEQPHGELFARWIQLGVFHPFCRVHSSGDHGDQEPWTFDEDVTSIVRKFINIRYQLLPYLYSAFWRYVNHGTPLIQSLVLYDQHDVHTHYRTDEFIYGSQILVCPILEPNARGRRMYVPRGNWYNFWNSTIVKGGKEMWVDADIEEMPIFIKEGAIIPKYPVQQYVGEKIIEQVDLDVYYKEGKETSTLYDDSHDGYDYTKGRYSLRSFKLTGKPNQLIIQQHKEGKFTTTYKTFKLKFHGLPFEVESIQLDNVKMNMSEVNIDSDNTMVIEKNFSQLFIMGK